CCGGATGTGCTCTTCCTGTCCGAGGCCTTCACCAGGCCGGCCCGCATGTATGGACTGTCCCGGCTCGGATTCAGCCAGCATTACACCTATTTCACCTGGCGGGTCACCAAGCACGAGCTCACCGAGTTCGGCGTCTCGCTTGCCGCCCATGCCCACGAGGCGCGGCCGAACCTCTTCACCAACACGCCGGACATCCTCCCGACCTCCCTGCACCACGCGGGCCCGGCGGCGTTCGCCATCCGTGCCGCACTGGCCGCCACCCTCTCCCCCACCTGGGGCGTGTACTCCGGCTTCGAGCTATTCGAGAACGAGCCGGTCCGACCGGGCAGCGAGGAGTACCTCGACTCGGAGAAGTACCAACTACGGCCTCGGGATTGGGAGCGGGCACAGCACACCGGGCGGTCGCTGTCCGACTGGTTGCGCACCCTCAACGAGATCCGTCGACGCAGGACCGCGCTGCACAGCCTGCGCACCCTGCATTTCCACCACGTCGACAACGAGTCGCTGATCGCCTACTCCAAGATCGACCCGGCCACCGGTGCGGCGGTACTCGTGGTGGTGACGCTCGACCCGAACGCGCCCCAGGAGGGCACCGTGTGGATCGATCTGCCCGCGTTGGGCCTGCAGTGGCACGACCGGTTCACCGCCAGGGACGAGGTCACCGGCGACAATTGGGAATGGGGTCAGGCCAATTACGTGCGGCTGGACCCACAGCGCGCCGTTGCGCACATCGTGGCGGTGCAGCCGCATTGATCGGTGCCTCGGACGCGCCGGATCTCCCTCGATACCGGGAGATTCGTCCCGGCGGTACCGGCCGGTCCGCCGACGACCCGTCCGAAACCGCAGGTCGACGCCGCCGAGACATGAATGACCCTCGGCGGTGGCAGACGGCAGACGACAACGGGCGAAAGCCCGGTCAAGCCCTAAGATCGTTGACACGCCACGAACTCCCGGTGCGCGCTCGTTCGTCGCGTTGTTCGACTCGACGGCCGTACCCCAGTGACCGAGGTGACGTCTGATGCCGACCACGCAGTCCTGTCCACCGGATCCGGCTGACACGGCCAGGCTGTTGGCGGGGACCCACCATGATCCGCATTCCGTGCTCGGCGCCCATCCCCATCCCGACGGGACGCTCGTCCGCACCCTTCGACCGCACGCCGACGCGGTCCGCGTCCGGATCGCCGATGCGCAGTACCCGTTGACCTGCGTACACGACGGCGGGCTGTTCTCCGGGGTGGTTCCGCACCAGCCGGGCGACTATCGCCTGGAGGTCGACTACGGCGAGCACACCGACGTGGTCGACGATCCGTATCGCTGGATGCCCACGATCGGCGAGTTGGATCTGCACCTCATCGCCGAGGGCAGGCATGAACGGCTGTGGGACGTCCTGGGCGCGCATCAGCAGAGCTACGAGACCTCGTTGGGTGTCGTGGAGGGCACCGCGTTCACCGTGTGGGCGCCACGTGCCACGGGGGTCCGGGTCTGCGGCGACTTCGACGGCTGGAGCGGCGTGCGCACCCCGATGCGCTCGCTGGGTTCGACCGGGGTGTGGGAGGTGTTCGTCCCGGGAGTGAGACCGGGCACCAAGTACAAGTTCCGGCTGCTCGACGCTGCGGGCCGCTGGCACGAGAAGGCCGATCCCTTCGCCTTCGCCACCGAGGTTCCGCCCGCGACGGCGTCCATCGTCACGGTGTCGGACCATCTCTGGGCAGACGATGCCTGGGTGGCCCGGCGCGATTCCGGCGACCTCTCGCGCAGCCCGATCAGCGTCTACGAGGTCCATCTCGGCTCGTGGCGCCCCGGGCTGAACTACCGCGAACTCGCCGAGCAGCTCGGCGATCACGTCGCCGAGCTCGGCTTCACCCACATCGAGTTGCTCCCGATCGCCGAGCATCCCTTCGGCGGCTCCTGGGGCTACCAGGTCACCTCCTATTACGCGCCGACCTCGCGATTCGGCACTCCCGATGATCTCCGGTGGTTCATCGACCACCTGCACCAGCGCGATATCGGGGTCCTCATCGACTGGGTTCCGGCGCATTTCCCCCGTGATGAATGGGCGCTGGCGCGGTTCGACGGCACCCCCACCTACGAGCATCCCGACCCGCGACGCGGGGAGCACCCCGACTGGGGCACCTACGTCTTCGACTTCGGCCGCCCCGAGGTACGCAACTTCCTCATCGCCAACGCGCTCTACTGGGCCGAGGAGTTCCATGTCGACGGGCTTCGGGTCGACGCGGTCGCCTCGATGCTCTATCTGGACTACTCCCGGAAGGACGGGGAGTGGACGACCAACGAGCACGGCGGTCGCGAGAACCTGGATGCGGTCCGCTTCCTGCAGGAACTCAACGCCACGGTGTACAAACACCACCCCGGGATCATGATGGCGGCCGAGGAGTCGACCGCGTGGCCGGGGGTGACCCGCCGTACCGATCTGGACGGCCTCGGCTTCGGCTTCAAATGGAACATGGGGTGGATGCACGATTCGCTGCGCTATCTGGCGCTCGATCCGGTGCACCGGGCCTACCACCACGATGAGCTGACCTTCTCGCTGGTGTACGCGTGGAGCGAGAACTATCTGCTGCCGCTCAGCCACGACGAGGTGGTCCACGGCAAGGGCTCGCTGTGGTCGCGGATGCCCGGCGACGACTGGAACAAGGCGGCGAACCTGCGCGGCCTGTTCGCCTATATGTGGGCGCATCCCGGTAAACAGCTGCTGTTCATGGGCGGCGAGTTCGGCCAGCTCTCCGAATGGTCGGAGTCGGATTCGCTGGAGTGGCACCTGCTGGACCGACCGCTGCATGCGGGTCTGCGGCGACTGATCACCGACCTCAACACCGTCTACCGGGCCCGGCCCGCGATGTACACCAGGGATATCTCCTCCGATGGGTTCTCCTGGCTGGAGGCCAACGACGCCGAGCACAACGTCATCGCCTTCCTACGGCATGGCGAG
This Actinoalloteichus hymeniacidonis DNA region includes the following protein-coding sequences:
- the glgB gene encoding 1,4-alpha-glucan branching protein GlgB; this encodes MPTTQSCPPDPADTARLLAGTHHDPHSVLGAHPHPDGTLVRTLRPHADAVRVRIADAQYPLTCVHDGGLFSGVVPHQPGDYRLEVDYGEHTDVVDDPYRWMPTIGELDLHLIAEGRHERLWDVLGAHQQSYETSLGVVEGTAFTVWAPRATGVRVCGDFDGWSGVRTPMRSLGSTGVWEVFVPGVRPGTKYKFRLLDAAGRWHEKADPFAFATEVPPATASIVTVSDHLWADDAWVARRDSGDLSRSPISVYEVHLGSWRPGLNYRELAEQLGDHVAELGFTHIELLPIAEHPFGGSWGYQVTSYYAPTSRFGTPDDLRWFIDHLHQRDIGVLIDWVPAHFPRDEWALARFDGTPTYEHPDPRRGEHPDWGTYVFDFGRPEVRNFLIANALYWAEEFHVDGLRVDAVASMLYLDYSRKDGEWTTNEHGGRENLDAVRFLQELNATVYKHHPGIMMAAEESTAWPGVTRRTDLDGLGFGFKWNMGWMHDSLRYLALDPVHRAYHHDELTFSLVYAWSENYLLPLSHDEVVHGKGSLWSRMPGDDWNKAANLRGLFAYMWAHPGKQLLFMGGEFGQLSEWSESDSLEWHLLDRPLHAGLRRLITDLNTVYRARPAMYTRDISSDGFSWLEANDAEHNVIAFLRHGEDEHGRPTVLACVANFSGIPRHDYRLGLPSAGRWREVINTDAEVYGGSGVGNAGFVVAEQTPSHGREASAVLQLPPAGVLWLVPEE